The sequence below is a genomic window from Microbacterium sp. SORGH_AS_0888.
TCAACCGCGCACGCCGCAGGCTGCGCATCGCCATCGATCCGGGCTCGGCCCGCGAGGAGGTAGACCATGGACGAGTTGTCCCTGCTGCAACGGATTCGCACTGACGCACCCGAGCCGAGCGCGGACGCGCTCCGGCGGGCACGTGCTGCGCTCCTCGAACGCGCCGAGGCCGAGTCGGACGCGACGCGACCGGTGCCACGGCCGAAGCACCGACACCGCGCCCGGTGGCTCGGTTTGGGCGCACTGGGCACCGCGGCGGCGGCGTTGACCGTCACGCTCGTCGCGACGAACGTGCTGGGCGTCGCCGGCTGGCGGGGCGGGGCGGATGCCGCGGCGGCGGCCGTGCTCGACAAGGCAGCGCTCGCCGCCATCACCTCCGCCGATCCCGTCCTTCGGCCCGGCCAGTACCTCAAGATCGACACGACCGCCGTGTACCGATACGTCGGCTTCCGCAGCGACACGGACGTCGATGGGCAGCCGGTGATCGCGTACCTGACGATCGAGCGCAACCAGTTGTACGTCCCCGCCGACCGTTCCCTCGACTGGGTATGGGTGCGGGGGAACACCGAGCCCTACGAGACGTTCAGCCCGGAGGCCGCCGAGGTCGCGCAGAAGCGCTAC
It includes:
- a CDS encoding CU044_5270 family protein, translated to MDELSLLQRIRTDAPEPSADALRRARAALLERAEAESDATRPVPRPKHRHRARWLGLGALGTAAAALTVTLVATNVLGVAGWRGGADAAAAAVLDKAALAAITSADPVLRPGQYLKIDTTAVYRYVGFRSDTDVDGQPVIAYLTIERNQLYVPADRSLDWVWVRGNTEPYETFSPEAAEVAQKRYEQSIAEFGTGPDILRAPGGAFYGNSSRPDYAALPRDPQQLLNHIYDTTRGAGRSPDGEALVWIADILRSGTVPADLRAALYRAAAGIPGVEITEQTANLDGRTGVAIGRVETVDDTRQDIIIDPSTGALIGERQVALGDTFGLPEGTPTGFTAVTTSVVDSAPAGGTPNGRADHW